A single region of the Nomia melanderi isolate GNS246 chromosome 12, iyNomMela1, whole genome shotgun sequence genome encodes:
- the LOC116433620 gene encoding uncharacterized protein LOC116433620: MNTPTRRDFLRRPEGTRRRSSRQALAVIPVNNSSPGETVSTEVNAMDNFLNSRHGSDSWSPAPSPDELVIQKRGRRRKTIVWSPDLDTCKRNSLFNLSSRDRTPVKSPTKTTSMLLRSTPRKRLSLGNPNETQFATPEKKKKSQLSSANSNSLTQFNGNLASGLRGLSRDQLVALIMDVVAMQEESGLPEGEKLHNILLKKMPIADVQPLVDTLNSLKQNIHISLMSSKLDDSSNNNTHFHLDVFQKAVIDQGKRLVESQHWTSVMQYVYATWNIVKQILKCDNEELCDMANKCFKYLTHFCLQALKRGNFTRPVMDMFSDRLHAMVTDCEDIKICLQLINEAKHN, encoded by the exons ATGAATACTCCAACAAGGAGAGACTTTCTCCGAAGACCCGAAGGAACCCGTCGGAGGTCTTCTAGGCAAGCTTTAGCAGTGATTCCTGTCAACAATTCGTCGCCTG GGGAGACCGTTTCAACCGAAGTGAATGCAATGGACAACTTTTTAAATAGCCGGCACGGCTCTGATTCTTGGAGTCCTGCGCCTAGTCCTGACGAATTGGTTATACAGAAGCGAGGACGTCGTCGTAAAACTATAGTCTGGTCACCTGATCTTGATACGTGTAAACGAAACAGCCTCTTCAA TTTGAGTTCCAGGGATCGTACTCCTGTTAAAAGTCCGACGAAAACAACCAGCATGCTATTAAGAAGTACACCCAGAAAGAGGCTCTCTTTGGGTAACCCCAATGAGACTCAATTCGCGACaccggagaaaaagaaaaagtcaCAATTGTCCTCGGCCAACAGTAATTCGCTGACACAATTCAATGGGAACTTGGCGAGCGGTTTGAGAGGCCTTAGTCGGGATCAGTTAGTGGCACTGATAATGGACGTGGTTGCTATGCAAGAAGAAAGCGGTCTACCCGAGGGAgaaaaattacataatattctGTTAAAGAAAATGCCTATAGCCGATGTGCAACCATTAGTCGATACTTTAAATAGTTTGAAACAAAACATTCATATCAGCTTGATGTCGTCTAAACTGGATGACTCTTCTAATAATAATACTCACTTTCATTTAGATGTTTTTCAG AAAGCTGTTATAGATCAGGGGAAAAGATTGGTGGAATCTCAGCATTGGACATCGGTAATGCAATACGTGTACGCAACATGGAATATCGtgaaacaaatattgaaatgcgACAATGAGGAACTTTGCGACATGGCtaacaaatgttttaaatacttGACACATTTCTGTCTCCAAGCTCTGAAAAGGGGGAATTTCACTAGACCTGTGATGGATATGTTCAGCGACAG gcTTCACGCGATGGTCACCGATTGTGAAGATATAAAGATATGTTTGCAGTTAATAAACGAGGCAAAACACAACTAA